A stretch of DNA from Desulfosarcina ovata subsp. ovata:
TTCATCCTGAAACGGGCCCGCTGAACGCTGGCCCATCGGAAAGGGCAATTGCATGTATATTTCCGGGTTGCTTTTCTTTCCAAAATTAGAGCGTCCATGAATGTCAAAGACCAAATGAAAAATGCCAAATGGTGGTATTCTATCTATTTCAAAATCGATTTCATCCTTCATTTGACATTTGGGCTTTGGCATTTGGCATTTTCCCACTTTCGGAAATGGTGCGTGTTCAGGAACGGCCGGTTTTTAATTTTACTTGCGATTGCCCTGGCCCATCGCAAAGTCCATATTGACAAGGAAAAAGCATTTGCCTTATTGTGCTAACCGTTGCTGCCGGTTTTTCCAAGTGAACCACAACGATTTCGGGCCTGATGCGCCGAAGGCCACCCCTTTCCGACTGAATTCACCATTGATCCCGTTGGCGGCTGAACCGTGACCATCCGGATTGCCGCTGCCGACCTGTTTCCGGGTCGCCAATCAGCCGGTCGCAACCCATCCGGTATGGGGGCCTCCCTCACGGGTCGACGACAACGCTTGAAAACAACAAGAGCCAATCAAGAGTTATCAATTATGGTCCAATCCGATGCGATCCAACAGCAGCCCGCCCCGGGCAGTCGTCAGCTACATTTTGCCGGTGACACCCTCACGTTTCATCTGAGGGTGCCCGAATCATGGCAGGGCCAGGCCTGGCTGCGGACCAGCCTGGGCCATGCCCGCTCCGTCCGCCGCGAGATCGTTCGCCAGGTGGACCGCCGGGAAAATCCACTGGGCCGCAGCTGGTACGACCTCCCCATGACACCGCTGGGCGGGGGGCAGTATACGATTACCGTGGTTCTCACCGAAGTGGGCCATTTCGAGGCCAAGGGCTATTTCCTGAGCGACGACCGCGTCGATCCCCTGTGGCCGCCGGGAACCAATACCGCCATCAACGTGGCCCCGGCGGATACCTGCTGCGCCAACATTATCTATAACGCCTTTGTCCGCCAGTTCGGACCCAACAAGAACGGCGGCATGGCCGACATGGACACGCTTGCCCGGCCGCTGGACAAGGCCGGTTACACAGTTATCCCGCCATCCGGGACCTTCCGGGACCTGATCCGGGAGCTGGATTTCATCGTCGGCCAACTGGGCTGCCGCATCATCCAGCTGTTGCCCATTCACCCCACGCCCACCACCTATGCCCGCATGGGGCGTTTTGGCAGCCCTTACGCGGCCCTGAGCTTTACCGCGGTCGACCCGGCCCTGGCCGAGTTCGACCCCAAGGCCACCCCGCTGGAGCAGTTCATCGAACTGGTGGATGCCGTTCACGCCCGCGGGGCACGGATCTTTATCGATATCGCCATCAATCACACCGGCTGGGCCGCCAGCCTTCACGAGAGCCACCCCGAGTGGCTTTCGCGCGAGCCCGACGGCCAGATCGAAACCCCCGGCGCCTGGGGGGTGGTCTGGGCCGACCTCACCCGGCTGGATTACACCCACGAGGACCTGTGGCAGCACATGGCCGATGTTTTTCTCACCTGGTGCCGCCGGGGCGTGGACGGTTTCCGCTGCGATGCCGGTTACATGATCCCCACGCCGGCCTGGCGTTACATCATCGGCAAGGTCCGCGACCAGTTTCCCGGAGTGATTTTTTTGCTGGAGGGGCTGGGCGGCAAGGTCTCGGTGACTCGCGACCTGCTCAACTGGGCCGATTTCAACTGGGCCTACAGCGAACTGTTTCAGAACTACGACCGGGGCCAGATTGAGCACTACCTGCCCGACGCCCTGGAGATCGCCCGGGCCGACGGGGCCACGATCCATTTTGCCGAGACGCACGACAACCTGCGCCTGGCCGCCACCTCGGCGGAATATGCGCGCATGCGCACTGCCTTGTGTGCGCTGCTCTCCAGCCAGGGCGGCTTCGGGTTCGCCAACGGGGTGGAGTGGCTGGCCACCGAAAAAATCGATGTGCACGGATCGCCGTCCCTGAATTGGGGGGCGCCGAAGAATCTGGTGGGGCCCATCCGCCGGCTCAACGCCATCCTGGGCACCCATCCGGCTTTTGCCCATCCGGTGCAGGTGGAGATGATTCAAACCGGTGAGGGCAATTGTATCGTTGCCAGCCGCCGTCATGGGCCATCGGGCCGGGGGCTGCTGATCTTGGTCAATCTGGACGCGGAGACGGGCACCATGGCCAGCTGGCCCCGTGACCGCACCCCGCTGAAGGCGGTTCAATGGATCGATCTGATCGATGGGGATCCGGTGACGGTTGATGCTGCCGGGGAAACCCTGGGCCTGTCCCTGGCACCGGGCCAGGTGCGCTGCCTGTCCGACGATCCCGGCGATCTGGCAGCCCTGATGGCCAGCGAAACCCGTTTTCCACGCACGCCGGCACATGTCCTGGAACAACGCCAGCGCGCCAAGGTGCTGCAGGTGTGGCGCTATTACCGGGGGGTGGGGGATCTGGCGGACTGGGATGTGGATGCGGCCGTGCGGGCGCTTGGCGCTGATCCGCTGGGTTTCTGTCGTTCCATGAATCCGGAGAGCAGGGCGCCGCGAACCGTGGTCTGGAACTATCCCGAAGATCTCAGGCGGGAGGTGATGGTCCCGCCGGGCCACTTCGTGCTGGTCCGGGCCGCCGACCCTTTTCGGGCGTCGATTTTCGAAAACCAGACCGCCATGGCGGTGGAAGAGAGTTTGGACGACGATACCGGCAATGCCTTTGCCCTTTTCATGCCCCTGCCGGTGGCCGGCCGGCACAGACCCCGCAGCCTTAAAGTTTCCTGCTACCATACGGAGGCGTGCAGCCACCATACCGCACCCCTGCTGTACCTGACGGACGCCGCTAATGTGCGTGTCCGGCAAATCTTTGCCCGGCCGCGCCGGCATCTGGCCACGATTCATATGCTCGGCACCAACGGCCGGGGGGGCATGGCCCGGGCCCATGCCCACTGGACCCGCTTGCCCAGCCGCTACGATGCCCTGCTGGCGGCCAACCTGAGCCCCGTTGTCCCCGAAGATCGCCGCATTCTGCTCACCCGCATGCGCGGGTGGGTGGTTTTTCAGGGGTTTTCCCAGGAGATCGGGCCGGATTGCCTGGACCGCTTCGGTGTCGATTTTGACGGCACGGGATGTTGGGAGTACCATATCCCCTCCGGCCAGGGGCAGCACGTGGTGCTACGGGTGGCCATGCGTATGCCGGCGGGGCAGAACGCCATCGAAATGGCTTTCCACCGGCTGCCCGCTGCCGGGATCAAGGACCGGCTGGCCGATGACCGGCCGGTGACCCTGATCCTCCGGCCGGACGTCGAAGACCGCGATTTCCATGAGGCCACCAAGGCCTATGCCGGTGCGGAGACGCTTTTCCCCGCGGCGGTGACCAGCCGGGAGAAGGGTTTTGTTTTCGCCCCCCATGACGGATATGCCCTCGAGGTGGCGGCCGGGCGGATCGATTTTTTCTACGAACCCGAATGGCAGTATATGGTGTACCGGCCCCAGGAGGCCCAGCGGGGCCAGGACCCGGATTCCGATCTGTTCAGTCCCGGCTATTTTTCCGGGCCCCTGGCCGGCGGTGCCTGCGAACGGCTCCGGGCCCGTGTTCCGGAAAACGTTTCCTCCCGGGAAGAGACGGGTGACCTTAGCGAGCGGACGACCCGCTTTTTCGAAACCACGCCCCCTTCGGCCACACCGGTAGAGGCCCTGAAAAATGCTTTGGACCTGTACATCGTCAAGCGTGACCAGTACGCCACGGTGGTCGCCGGTTATCCCTGGTTTCTCGACTGGGGCCGCGATACCCTGATCGTGGTGCGGGGGATCATCGCCGCCGGTCGGCATGCCGATGCCCTGGCCATCATTCAACAGTTCGCCGCCTTTGAGCGGGGGGGGACCATCCCCAACATGATCCGTGGCACGGATACGGGCAACCGGGATACCTCCGATGCCCCCTTGTGGCTTTTCCGGGTCTGCGATGAACTGGGGGCGGTGATGGGCCAGAAAACGGTGCTGGCCACCGACTGCGGGGGGCGGCCGTTGAAACAGGTGCTGCTGGCGATTGCCCGGGCGATCATGGCCGGTACCGCCAACGGGATCGTTATGGACGGCGACAGCGGGCTGATTTTCAGCCCGGCACATTTTACCTGGATGGACACCAACTACCCGGCCGGCACCCCACGCCAGGGATATCCCATCGAAATCCAGGCCTTGTGGCATGCCGCCCTGGACTATCTGGGTCGGGTGGATGCTACCAAGGACCGCCAGGGATGGCATCAGCTGGCCCGGCAGGTACGCCGGTCCATCCGACAGCTGTTCTTTCATGAAGACCTGGGCTACCTGGCCGACTGCCTGCACGCCAGCCCGGGTACCCCGGCCCGCTCAGCCACGGCTGACGACGCGCTGCGGCCCAACCAGCTGTTTGCCCTGACCCTGGGCGCGGTAACGGAGAAGCCGGTGGTCGAAGCGGTGCTCGCCGCCTGTCAGGCGCTGCTCGTTCCCGGTGCCATTCGCAGCCTGGCCGACCGTCCCGTCCATCCACCGCTGCCGATCTATCACAACGGCGAGCTGGTCAACGATCCCAAGGCCCCGTATGTGGGCATCTATGGCGGCGATGAGGATACCCTCCGCAAACCCGCCTACCACAACGGTACGGCCTGGACCTGGGTGTTTCCCAGTTTCTGCGAAGCCTGGGCCGACGGCTACGGCCTGGCCGAACGGCCGACCGCCATGGCCTGGCTGGCCAGCAGCAGCCGTCTGATCAATGACGGCTGCGTGGGCCATGTGCCCGAGATCGTGGACGGGGATGCCCCGCATTGTCAACGGGGGTGCGATGCCCAGGCGTGGGGCGTCAGCGAACTGTTGCGCGTGTGGATCAAAATCGGTGCAATGGAAAAAAGTGAACCAACGGGTTGAGGCCCCGTGCGTTTCCAAATGAAGCGCAAACATTGGCCCATTACCCTGATGATGACGGACCCCTTTTTCGGAATTTTACCAGGAGGCATGACGTGAGTTTGAAAAAACAATACCTAAAAAAGAGCGTACGGTGTAAAGTGACCTTCCGGCTTCCCAAGGCGGCGGCGGCAACGGCAAAAACGGTTCACATCGTCGGCGAATTCAATGATTGGAGCACGGTCAGAACCCCCATGAAACGGCTGAAAAACGGTGAATTCAAAGTCGTTGTGGATTTGGTGCCGGGGCGGGAATACCAGTTTCGCTATTTGATCGATCAGACGGTATGGGAAAACGACTGGGAGGCCGATCGTTATGTGAAAAGTGATTTCGGCGATTGTGAAAATTCCGTCGTGGCGGTGTAATTTCGCCCATTGGGTGCCGATGATCAGCTGAACCGATAACATTCCAGGCCGGTTCCCCCTGAAGCGCTTCTCGATCGGGTGGCCGGCGGCGGGCGAACGGCCATTTGTGCCAATTCGTCCGCAAGGAGTTCCCATGAAGTCAATTCAAACATTCCAGGTGTTTCCCGATATTCCCGAACCGTTGTCGTTCATAGAGACCTTGTCGCGCAATTTGTGGTGGAGCTGGAACCAGAATGCCATTGAGCTGTTCCGCCGCATCAATCCACGGGTATGGGAGATCTCGGGCAGGAACCCCATCGTTTTTGCCACCCTGATTCCCCAGGAACGGTTTGAGGAACTGGCCCACGATGACAGCTACCTGGCCCATCTCAACCATGTTCGTCGACGTTTTGAAAACCGGGTCCTCAACCAGGTCGACAGCGAAAGTCCGTGGGATCAGCAGGAACTGATCGCCTATTTCTCCATGGAATTCGGCATCCACGAAACCCTGCCGCTGTTTGCCGGTGGCCTGGGCATTCTGGCCGGTGACCATCTCAAAGCCGCTTCGGGGATGAAAATTCCCCTGGTGGGGGTCGGGCTGCTCTACCGCGAGGGGTACTTCCGCCAGTATCTGGACAAGGACGGCTGGCAGCAGGAGTCCTATCCGGAAACCGATCTGTTCCACCTGCCCCTGTCCAAGCAGAAGGACCGCAAGGGAAACGATCTGGTGATCCATCTGACCGGAATCGGCCGCGACATTCATGCCCAGGTATGGAAAATCCGTATCGGCCGGATTCCCCTGATTCTGCTGGATACCAACCTGCCCGACAATCCGCCGGAAATCCGGGATATCACCGCCCGGTTATATTCCGGCGAGCAGCATATCCGCCTGGCCCAGGAGGTACTGCTGGGCATCGGCGGCCTGCGTGCCCTGGAGGCGCTGGACATGCACCCCACGGTGTGCCATCTCAACGAGGGCCATTGCGCCTTTGTGGGCATCGAGCGGCTGCGTCAGGTCATGGAACAGCATCAGATCAGCCTGGACATGGCCCGCGAAGTGGTGCCGCGGACCACCGTTTTCACCACCCACACCCCGGTGGCCGCCGGTCACGACGAATTCCCGCCGTCCATGGTCAAACCTTACCTGGAACCATTTGTGGAACCCTTCAAGATGACCGCCGACCAGCTGGTGGCCATGGGCCAGGCGGACGGTGCCGCACCGGAGTCTCCCTTTTCCATGTTTATCCTCGGTCTGCGCACCGCCCAGTACATCAACGGCGTGAGCAAGCTCCACGGCCAGGTGGCCCGCCACATGTGGTCCCACATCTGGCCCACGCGATCTGATGACGAAACGCCCATCACCCACGTCACCAACGGTGTGCATATCCCCAGCGTGCTGGCGCCGGAAATCAAGCTGCTTTTTGAACGTCATCTGGGACCGCAGTGGAATATGGGCTCCACCATCCCGGAAAATGCCGATCGCATTGACGATGTTTTCGATGAGGAGTTGTGGCAGGCCCATGAAATGTGCCGCTCGCGTCTGATCCGGACCGTTCGCGAACTGATGTACCGCCAGTATTCGCGCCGCAACGCTCCGCTGAATATTATGAGGGCCGTTGAATCGGTAATGGATCAGGACACCCTGACCATCGCCTTTGCCCGGCGATTCGCCACTTACAAGCGCGCCCACCTGCTTTTCCAGGATCCCGATCGGCTGGAGGCGATCATCAACTCCAAGGATCGGCCGGTCCAATTCGTTTTTGCCGGCAAGGCCCACCCCAAGGACAACGAAGGCAAGGGGATTATCCGCAGCCTGGTGGATTTCGGCCGGCGAACCAACCTCCGTCACCGGTTCATCTTTCTGGAAGACTACGACATGCACATTGCCCGCTTTCTCGTCCAGGGGGCCGATGTGTGGCTCAATACCCCCCGGCGGCCCATGGAGGCGTGCGGCACTTCGGGCATGAAGGCGGCGCTCAACGGCGTGCTCAATATGAGTATCCTGGATGGCTGGTGGTGTGAGGGCTACAGCCCGGAGCGGGGCTGGCGGATCGGCAACGGAGAAGAGTACAACGATCACAACTACCAGGATACCGTCGAAAGCCAGGCTCTGTACAATATTATCGAAAATGAAGTCGCGCCGCTTTACTATGACCGGCCCCACGGTGGAACCCCCACCGAGTGGCTCAAGATGATGAAGGCGTCCATGAAGATGGCCATGGCCCATTTCTGCAGCCTGCGCATGATATCCGAATACGAAGAGCGGTTTTACCTGCCTGCCAGCCGCCGTTTCGAGGAACTGGTGGCCAAGGGCGGAGCGGAAGCCCAGGAACTCAGTGCACAGCACCACCGCTATCTGGAGAAGTGGCATAAAATACAGCTTTCGGCTCCCCAGCGCAGCCACAAGGGGCCCTTTCGGGTCAATCAGGCCTTCGAGGTTACCACGGTGGTTCAAACCGGTGACCTCAAGCCGGAAGAGTTGAACGTGGAGCTATACTATGGCAAAATGAGACATCTGGACCGAATCGACGATCCCCGCGTAAAAATGATGCATGTCAAGGAGATTCGTTCGCCCGGCGTTTATCTTTACGGGTGTGAGCTGCCCTGCAGCGATTCGGGACGTTACGGCTTTACCGTGCGGGTGACCCCCAATGCCGATGCCTGGATTCGGTTCCGGCCGGAGTTGCTGACCTGGGCCTGATGATTGGATTATCCTGAGCCCGCCACTTGTGAAAGGAGATGTCGATGCCCAAGGCCAAACGGAACCCACGGGTGCTCATCGTCACCCCCGAAGTGACCTACCTGCCCGACCGCATGGGAAATTTCTCCCGCTACCTGACCGCCAAGGCCGGTGGCTTGGCCGACGTATCGGCCGCCCTGGTCAGTGCCCTGTTCAACGAGGGTGCCGATGTCTACGTGGCGCTTCCGGATTACCGCTCGATCTTCCATGATCGCCTGGCACCCTTTCTCGAGCGCGAGCAGTGGGCCATTCGCAACGTCATGCCCGACGACCGGGTGCATCTGGCCGAGGACCGGGCCTTTTTCTACCTGAACCGGGTCTACTCGGCCTATGGCGGTGAGAACACCAAGCTGTCCCTGGCCTTCCAGCGCGAGGTCATCAACAACATCGTGCCCCGGGTGCGGCCGGACCTGATTCACTGCAACGACTGGATGACCGGCCTGATTCCGGCCATGTCCCGGCAGATGGGGGTTCCCTGTCTTTTCACGATTCACAACATCCATACGGTCAAGGCCACCCTGGCGCACATCGAGGATCGCGGGATCGACGCCGCCTATTTCTGGCAGCATCTTTTCTACGAGAAGTTTTCGGCCAGCTACGAGGAGGCCTGGGAATCCAACCCCGTCGACTTCCTGGCCAGCGGCGTGTTTGCCGCCCACTTCGTCAACACGGTCAGCCCCCGCTTTCTCGAAGAGATTGTCGAGGGCCGTCACGGTTTTGTGGAGGGGCCGATCCGCCAGGAGCTGACCAACAAGTTTTACGCCGGTTGCGGTACCGGCATCCTCAATGCGCCGGACCCCTCCTTCAATCCGGCCAAGGATCCGGAGATCCATCGCAATTACACGGCCCAGGACCATTCGGCCGGCAAACGGGAGAACAAGCGCCATCTGCAGGAGGTTCTCGGACTGATACCGGACGAGCAGGCGCCGCTTTTCTTCTGGCCGTCACGTCTGGATCCGATCCAGAAGGGCTGCCAGCTGCTGGCCGAGGCATTTTACGGCATTATTTCCGATCACTGGGACATGAATCTGCAGGTGGTCTTCGTGGCCAATGGTGATTATCAGCAGATCTTCCGGGATATCGTCAACCACCACGGATTTCAACAGCGCGTGGCCGTTTGCGATTTCAGCGAGAAAATGGAGCATCTGGCCTACGCGGCGGCGGATTTTATTCTCATGCCATCCCTGTTCGAACCCTGCGGCCTGCCCCAGATGATCGCGCCCATCTACGGGGCGCTACCGGTGGCCCACGATACCGGCGGGATTCACGACACCATCGTCCATCTGGATGCCGGCCGGGACACCGGAAACGGCTTTCTGTTCAACACTTACGATTCCGCCGGACTTTACTGGGCGATTACTCAGGCGGTAGCGTTTTTCAAGTTGCCCGAAGCGGAGAAGACGCGCCAGATCACGCGCATTATGCAGCAGAGCGCGGCCACCTTCAACCATGCCAACACCGCCCGCCGGTACATTGACCTGTATGAGAAGATGCTGGAACGGCCGTTGATCAATTAGGCCTTTCGGCTGAAGGGTGAAGGGGCGGGAAGAACGAATGCCGTGGTGCGAACCATGCCAGCGAGCCTGATTCTGTGGATAATTGCGAAAGAGGAAAGGAACGCATGATATATTTTACGGAAAGCGAGATCGACCAGCTGATCGAGGATGATGTCCCCTTGGGTGACATGACCACCGGAATGATGAATCTGTCCGGCAAGAAGGCAAAGATCACCCTTTTGGCCCGTAACCCCATGGTGGCCTGCTGTACGGAAGAGGCGGTACGGTTATACCGTAAAGTCGATCTGAAGGTGCATCATGCGGTGGCCTCGGGAACCGAACTGAACCCGGGTGACCCGCTGATTTCCGCCGAAGGCGATGCCGCCGCCGTTCACCTGGTCTGGCGAACCGGCAGCGCGCTTGTCGAATTTGCCTCCGGGGTCGCCGGTCGGACCCGGCAACTGGTCCAGAACGCCCGGGCGGAAAATGCCGCCACCACGGTGGCCGGCACGCGCAAACACCCGCCTTACATGAAAAAGGTGGCCCTCAAGGCCCTCATGGCCGGCGGTGGCGTACCCCACCGTACCGGTTTGTCCGACACCATTCTGATCTTCAAGGAACATCTGCTGTTTACCGGCGGTTACGACAACCTTGCCGAAACGGTCATGAAAATGAAAGCGATCCAAAAGGAGCGCAAGATCGTCGTCGAAGGCCATACCGAGGCGCAGGCCATGGCCATCGTTCGCTCGGGTGCCGATGCCGTTCAGGTGGACAAGATGACGCCGGAAGAATTTTCCGCCTGTGCGAGCGTCTGCAGGCAGGCCAATCCCGGCATTTGCATGATCGCTGCCGGCGGCATCAACGGGACCAATGCCGCTGCTTACGCAAAGGCGGGGGCCGATGTGCTGGTCTCCTCGTGGATCTATTTTGCACCGCCGGCGGACGTCAAGGCGCAGATCGCCCCATGATCACTGATTCGGTTGATCGATGAACCAAAAGAACGATATCTCCGCCCTGGTGGATTGCCTGATTGCCGCCGATTCCTATCTGGGGGACCATCGCGACGCCCTGACTCGGCGGATTGCGCACATTCAGGCCATGCGCAAAAGAATCACCGAGGGCCGCGTGGATCTGTTGGACCTGGCGTCAGGTCATGAGCACTTCGGTCTGCACCGTACGGCCAACGGCTGGAGCTTCCGGGAATGGGCGCCCCATGCCACGGCCGTCTACCTGGTAGGCGATTTCAGCGAATGGCGAGAGGATCCGGCCTATGCCCTGACCCGCCTGGAAACCGGCGGCGGCCAGTGGGAGATCCGCCTGCCGCCGGAGCGGCTGCACCATGGGGACCTGTTTCGCCTGCGCATCCACTGGCCGGGAGGGGTTGGGGACCGCATCCCGGCCTATGCCCGCCGGGTGGTCCAGGATCCGCAGACCCTGATTTTCAACGCCCAGGTGTGGGCGCCGTCCTCGCCCTACCGCTGGCGGCATGCCGAATTTACCAGGCCGGATCGGCCGCCGCTGATTTACGAGGTGCATGTGGGCATGGCCCAGGAGGCGGAGACGATCGGCACCTGGGGAGAGTTTACCGAACGCGTCCTGCCGCGCATTGTTCTCGCCGGGTACACCACCATTCAGCTCATGGCCGTTCAGGAACATCCCTACTACGGCTCTTTCGGCTACCATGTGTCCAGTTTTTTTGCCGCCTCGTCCCGCTTCGGCACGCCCGAGGACCTCATGGCCCTGATCGACGTGGCCCATGGCCAGGGCATTGCCGTGATCATGGACCTGGTGCACTCCCACTCGGTTTCCAACACCGTGGAAGGCCTGGGGCAATTTGACGGCACGGAGTACCAGTATTTCCACGAGGGGTCCCGCGGCCATCACCACGCCTGGGACAGCCGTTGTTTCGACTACGGCAAGCCGGAGGTGGTGCACTTCCTGCTATCCAACTGCCGCTACTGGCTGGATGCCTTCCATGTGGATGGATTCCGGTTCGACGGCATCACCAGCATGCTCTATACCCACCACGGCCTGGAGCGCGCCTTTACCGGGTACGGCGATTATTTCAACGATGCTGTGGACGAGGACGCCCTGGCCTACCTGGCCCTGGCCAACGAGGTGATTCATCGCCTCAGGCCCGACGCCATCACCGTGGCCGAGGACATCAGCGGTATGCCGGGGCTGGCCCTGCCCGTGGCGGCGGGCGGAGTGGGCTTTGATTACCGCTTTGCCATGGGGGTTCCCGATTACTGGATCCGGCTGACCAAGGATATTCCCGACGAGCACTGGCCCATGGGCCATCTGTGGCACGAGCTGACCAACCGAAGGCAGGAAGAGAAAACCATCAGCTATACCGAATCCCATGACCAGGCTCTGGTGGGGGACAAGACCCTGATTTTCCGCATGGCCGATGCGGCCTTGTACGGGCACATGTCCAGGGATGACCCGGATCTGGGGGTGGACCGGGCCATGGCCCTGCACAAGATGATCCGCCTGATCACTCTGGCCACGGCGGGCAACGGCTACCTCAATTTCATGGGCAACGAATTCGGCCATCCCGAGTGGATCGATTTCCCCAGGGAAGGCAACCAGTGGAGCTGCCGCTACGCCCGGCGCCAGTGGTCCCTGGTGGATGATCCGGGGCTCAAGTACCATCTGCTGGCCCGCTTCGACCAGCGGATGATCGCCCTGTGCCGACAAGCCGACCTGCTGTCGGCACCTGACCTTTCTCTCCTGTGGGACCACGACGGGGACAAGGTGCTGGCCTTCCTGCGCGGCGGATGGATTTTCGTTTTCAACTTTCACCC
This window harbors:
- a CDS encoding alpha amylase C-terminal domain-containing protein; translation: MNQKNDISALVDCLIAADSYLGDHRDALTRRIAHIQAMRKRITEGRVDLLDLASGHEHFGLHRTANGWSFREWAPHATAVYLVGDFSEWREDPAYALTRLETGGGQWEIRLPPERLHHGDLFRLRIHWPGGVGDRIPAYARRVVQDPQTLIFNAQVWAPSSPYRWRHAEFTRPDRPPLIYEVHVGMAQEAETIGTWGEFTERVLPRIVLAGYTTIQLMAVQEHPYYGSFGYHVSSFFAASSRFGTPEDLMALIDVAHGQGIAVIMDLVHSHSVSNTVEGLGQFDGTEYQYFHEGSRGHHHAWDSRCFDYGKPEVVHFLLSNCRYWLDAFHVDGFRFDGITSMLYTHHGLERAFTGYGDYFNDAVDEDALAYLALANEVIHRLRPDAITVAEDISGMPGLALPVAAGGVGFDYRFAMGVPDYWIRLTKDIPDEHWPMGHLWHELTNRRQEEKTISYTESHDQALVGDKTLIFRMADAALYGHMSRDDPDLGVDRAMALHKMIRLITLATAGNGYLNFMGNEFGHPEWIDFPREGNQWSCRYARRQWSLVDDPGLKYHLLARFDQRMIALCRQADLLSAPDLSLLWDHDGDKVLAFLRGGWIFVFNFHPQHSFTDYGIPAPDIAYRMVLDTDARPFGGHGRLAPDQVHHTLPDPSNPWGTRLSLYLPSRTGIVLAPRACGQGQGNRI